One window of Corynebacterium doosanense CAU 212 = DSM 45436 genomic DNA carries:
- the nth gene encoding endonuclease III, which translates to MTENPPSGASLTWTKRPKVAAHVAARGKETPIGTTRRARRINRTLAVAYPDAHAELDFTSPLELLVATVLSAQTTDVRVNQVTPELFRTFPDAGSYARADRAEIERIIRPTGFFRAKAGHLIGLGEALVSRFDGRVPEALDDLVSLPGVGRKTAHVVRGNAFDLPGLTVDTHFQRLVKRLKLVAPTAERDAVTIEHAVAEVIEKKEWTMFSHRLIWHGRRVCHAKKPACGVCFLAADCPSFGVDGPADPVEAAALVTSPDREHLLAMAGWDE; encoded by the coding sequence ATGACTGAGAATCCCCCGTCCGGCGCTTCGCTGACCTGGACGAAACGGCCGAAGGTCGCGGCGCACGTCGCGGCGCGGGGAAAGGAGACACCTATCGGGACCACTCGCAGGGCCCGGCGGATCAACCGGACCCTGGCGGTGGCGTACCCGGACGCTCACGCGGAGCTGGACTTCACCAGCCCGCTCGAGCTTCTTGTGGCCACCGTTCTCTCCGCGCAGACCACCGATGTCCGCGTCAACCAGGTCACCCCGGAGCTCTTCCGCACGTTCCCCGACGCCGGTTCCTACGCTCGGGCGGACCGCGCGGAGATCGAGCGCATCATCCGCCCGACCGGTTTCTTCCGCGCCAAGGCCGGGCACCTCATCGGGCTGGGCGAGGCGTTGGTCTCGCGTTTCGACGGCCGTGTGCCCGAGGCCCTCGATGACCTCGTCAGTCTCCCCGGGGTGGGCAGAAAGACCGCGCACGTGGTTCGTGGCAATGCCTTCGACCTGCCTGGACTGACCGTCGATACGCACTTTCAGCGGCTGGTGAAGCGTCTCAAACTGGTGGCTCCGACCGCGGAACGCGATGCGGTGACGATTGAGCATGCGGTGGCGGAGGTCATCGAGAAAAAGGAGTGGACGATGTTCTCCCACCGGCTGATCTGGCACGGACGCCGGGTGTGCCACGCGAAGAAACCGGCCTGCGGGGTGTGTTTCCTGGCGGCGGACTGCCCGTCCTTCGGGGTCGACGGCCCCGCTGACCCGGTGGAGGCTGCGGCCCTGGTGACCTCGCCGGATCGGGAACATCTGCTCGCCATGGCAGGGTGGGACGAGTGA
- a CDS encoding NUDIX hydrolase: MPVILPPGPDHPGDNVELRPDQAPPWLRRLAENSGSDSESRAIGRTAKEAAVLVLLSGDPASTTLAADAGVLITHRSPTMRSHAGQMAFPGGRVDPGDINAVDCALREAWEETGLDRLSVTPLAQFESAHVRTNKNPVHPVLAYWDEPSELVATSLEETDDVYVAPIAELADPANRVMVKWFTYRGPAFRSNGYLIWGFTGAIIDAALRAGGWEQEWDRRSTRSLRSELAASRNQES, translated from the coding sequence ATGCCCGTGATCCTTCCCCCCGGACCCGACCACCCCGGCGACAACGTCGAGCTGCGCCCCGACCAGGCCCCACCGTGGCTGCGCCGGCTCGCCGAGAACTCCGGCTCAGATTCGGAGAGCCGGGCGATCGGCAGGACCGCCAAAGAGGCGGCCGTGCTCGTCCTGCTCAGCGGCGACCCTGCGTCGACGACGCTGGCGGCGGACGCGGGCGTCCTCATCACACACCGCTCACCGACGATGCGCTCGCACGCCGGTCAGATGGCCTTTCCCGGAGGCAGGGTGGATCCGGGCGACATCAACGCGGTGGACTGCGCGCTGCGCGAGGCTTGGGAGGAGACCGGCCTCGACCGCCTGAGTGTCACCCCGCTGGCGCAGTTCGAGTCCGCGCACGTGCGCACCAACAAGAACCCCGTCCACCCCGTGCTGGCGTACTGGGACGAGCCCTCCGAGCTGGTGGCCACCAGTCTGGAGGAGACCGATGACGTCTACGTCGCCCCCATCGCCGAACTGGCCGACCCCGCCAACCGGGTCATGGTCAAGTGGTTCACCTACCGTGGCCCGGCGTTTCGTAGCAACGGCTATCTCATCTGGGGATTCACCGGCGCCATCATCGACGCCGCGCTGCGGGCCGGCGGCTGGGAACAGGAATGGGACCGTCGGTCGACGCGGAGTCTGCGCAGCGAACTGGCGGCGTCGAGGAACCAGGAGTCATAG
- the glxR gene encoding CRP-like cAMP-activated global transcriptional regulator GlxR gives MENVQEILSRAGIFQGVDPSAVNSLITELESANFARGTTIFDEGEPGDRLYIIISGKVKLARHASDGRENLLTVMGPSDMFGELSIFDPGPRTSSAVCVTEVQAATMNSELLKKWISDHPEISQQLLRVLARRLRRTNASLADLIFTDVPGRVAKTLLQLANRFGIQEGSSLRVNHDLTQEEIAQLVGASRETVNKALATFAHRGWIRLEGRSVVIVDTEHLAKRAR, from the coding sequence ATGGAGAACGTTCAGGAGATCCTGTCCCGGGCCGGAATTTTCCAGGGGGTGGACCCCAGCGCGGTCAACAGCCTCATCACCGAGCTGGAGTCCGCCAACTTTGCGCGCGGCACCACGATCTTCGACGAGGGTGAGCCCGGCGACCGGCTCTACATCATCATCTCCGGCAAGGTGAAGCTCGCCCGCCACGCCAGTGATGGCCGCGAGAACCTGCTCACCGTGATGGGACCCTCCGACATGTTCGGCGAGCTGTCCATCTTCGATCCCGGTCCGCGCACCTCCTCCGCCGTGTGTGTCACCGAGGTCCAGGCTGCCACCATGAATTCCGAACTGCTGAAGAAGTGGATCTCGGATCACCCCGAGATCTCCCAGCAGCTGCTCCGCGTGCTGGCCCGTCGTCTGCGCCGGACCAACGCCTCGCTCGCCGACCTCATCTTCACCGACGTGCCGGGCCGCGTGGCCAAGACGCTGCTGCAGCTGGCTAACCGCTTCGGCATCCAGGAGGGTAGCTCGCTGCGAGTCAACCACGACCTCACCCAGGAGGAGATCGCCCAGCTCGTCGGCGCCTCCCGGGAGACCGTGAACAAGGCCCTGGCCACCTTCGCCCACCGCGGGTGGATCCGCCTGGAGGGCAGGTCGGTGGTCATCGTCGACACCGAGCACCTGGCCAAGCGCGCCCGTTAG
- a CDS encoding TlpA family protein disulfide reductase, whose amino-acid sequence MNRRTVILSAVVGIVLTALVVAGVLSLLRGPEVSPEAAPEDVPAEVAEVAERPDCPAGGVGDVELPCLGGEDGTSGTEQGVVLANVWAWWCGPCRDELPYLEDYARSHPGVSVVGVHADSNAANGAAFLNDVGVDLPSYQDSDNSFAGTLGLPGVVPVTALFVDGEMVEFFPRTFASEAEIARAVDDALAGVS is encoded by the coding sequence GTGAATCGCCGAACCGTCATCCTCTCGGCCGTCGTGGGGATAGTCCTGACTGCGCTGGTCGTGGCCGGGGTGCTGTCCCTGCTGCGGGGCCCGGAAGTCTCGCCCGAGGCGGCTCCGGAGGACGTGCCCGCCGAGGTCGCTGAAGTCGCCGAGCGGCCCGACTGTCCGGCCGGCGGCGTCGGCGACGTCGAGCTGCCATGCCTCGGGGGCGAAGACGGCACGTCCGGAACCGAGCAGGGCGTGGTCCTCGCCAACGTCTGGGCCTGGTGGTGCGGACCCTGCCGCGACGAGCTTCCGTACCTGGAGGATTACGCCCGGTCGCATCCCGGGGTCTCGGTCGTGGGGGTGCACGCAGACTCCAATGCGGCCAATGGCGCGGCGTTCCTCAATGATGTGGGGGTGGATCTACCGAGCTATCAGGACTCCGACAACTCCTTCGCCGGCACCCTGGGGCTGCCCGGGGTCGTGCCCGTCACCGCACTGTTCGTCGACGGGGAGATGGTGGAGTTCTTCCCGCGGACCTTCGCCTCTGAGGCGGAGATCGCCCGGGCCGTCGACGACGCACTGGCCGGGGTGTCCTGA
- a CDS encoding MBL fold metallo-hydrolase, whose protein sequence is MEHPAYNQLRPVTESVGVVLCGNPSYAALEGTNSWIVRAPDDDVSIVVDPGPEDEGHLNSLSAKAETVGLILLTHRHHDHADGAQRLHQLTGAPVRAFDEQYCFGGEPLKDGEIITLDEVTPQIEVVHTPGHTSDSASFFVYSDIAGESELEGILTGDTIAGRHTTMISETDGDLGAYLDSLANLEKRGQSVRLLPGHGADGEDVAAFARKYIARRHHRLDQIRETRQRLGKDVTVTELVHEMYQDVDPVLRDAAAQSTRVALRYLDAQDA, encoded by the coding sequence ATGGAGCACCCTGCCTACAATCAACTCCGTCCGGTCACCGAATCCGTGGGGGTCGTCCTGTGCGGAAACCCCAGCTACGCAGCCCTGGAGGGGACAAATTCCTGGATCGTCCGGGCCCCCGACGACGACGTGTCCATCGTCGTCGACCCGGGCCCCGAGGATGAGGGCCACCTCAACAGCCTGTCCGCGAAGGCGGAGACCGTCGGGCTCATCCTGCTGACGCACCGCCACCACGATCACGCGGACGGCGCCCAGCGACTGCACCAGCTCACCGGCGCACCGGTGCGGGCGTTCGACGAGCAGTACTGCTTCGGCGGGGAGCCACTGAAGGACGGGGAGATCATTACCCTCGACGAGGTCACGCCGCAGATTGAGGTCGTGCACACCCCCGGCCACACCAGCGACTCCGCATCCTTCTTCGTCTACAGCGATATCGCGGGGGAGTCGGAGCTCGAGGGCATCCTCACCGGCGACACCATCGCCGGGCGCCACACGACGATGATCTCCGAGACCGACGGCGACCTCGGCGCCTACCTTGACTCCCTGGCCAACCTGGAGAAGCGCGGTCAGTCCGTCCGCCTGCTGCCCGGGCACGGCGCGGACGGCGAGGACGTCGCGGCCTTCGCCCGGAAGTACATCGCCCGTCGCCACCACCGCCTGGATCAGATCCGTGAGACGAGGCAACGGCTGGGCAAGGACGTCACCGTGACTGAACTCGTGCACGAGATGTACCAGGACGTCGATCCGGTGCTCCGGGACGCGGCGGCGCAGTCCACCCGCGTCGCGCTGCGTTACCTCGACGCCCAGGACGCCTAG